The DNA region AGCCCTGGAACTGGGTCCCCCCGTCCACACACCCAGAGCCTCACAGCTCACCCTCTCTCCATACACCTGCAGCCCCTGACCACACCCTCTATAACCCCCTTGTCCACACACCCACAGACTTGCGTTTCCAGACTCCCAGGTACTATGCTGTGACACCCCTGTGTTGAGACTCCCATCTCCTCCACTGCAGTCTCCTGACCACACCCTCAATTGTGTCCTCAGCAACTATCTTCCACCTCTCCCCTTTATACTAGAGCCTCGGGTGACCACAGCCTGGACTCCTGCCTGCCTAGCTCCCTTCCACTACCACTGGCCTTAACACTGAAAACCCTCTCCCGATCAGCCCACTCACCCATCCCTAAGTTGTGGCTTTGGGAACTGAGAGCACCCACAGCTCCTACATTGCAGCGACTCCGTGGGCCCAGGCTCCCCTTCAAACAGCACTCCCCTTCCCCGTCCCTGCACTGCAGTCTCCCACCAGCGACCTGGAGGAGACCGGCACTTTGTTCACTAAGGGGAAAGTCTGAGGGAGTTTGAGCGCCATGGGATGCTTGTCCCAGGGATCTTAGCAGGACCCTGCACCCGTGCTCTCGCTCCTGTCTGTGGGAAGATGGATTCTTGGTAATGGCAGGCTGATCAGGTGGCACCAACTCACATTCCCTAGTCCCAGGGGtctgcaggctcctctgggacAGCTGGAGTCATCAATCAGCAagcagttgggggtgggggtggggtggaacaCTTGGGCCCAGGGCAGGGCCGCTCAGTTGGTGTCCTCAGCTCAGGACCGGGGTTGGGACCGCTCCCAAGCcgctcccaccccaaccccttcTTATCGTGCTGGATACTAACTAGAGTGGCTGGCGCCGGGATTTCCTACCGTTTTCTACCTCGTGGCTGCTCCTACAGTGCGCGTTCGATGGACAGGACGCAGAATGAACCGATGGTCGCAGGAGACTTAGGCGACTCCGCAGCTCTGCTCCCTGCCGGCTCTGGGGCGGGACTGCAGCCCGGGCGGTTCCGCCGTATTATCCCTTGTTTCTTGGTCTCCATAGAGACGGCGAGCCCCACCTTCGGGGCTGTCTCGGCTCGAGAGTGACCAAGGTCACACTGGCTCCACCTACCCGACCCCGCCTTCTCCCGGCTCCGCGGGGGGCGGAGCTGCTGCAACAGTCTCATCCCGCTGCTCCCCGGGCAGCTCTGTGGCGGGGGAAGCCAGACCTTTGTAGTTCTGGCGGTCCTCGGAAGACCCACATCCTGGCCTCCGCCCGAAGTTCAGAGCTGGTCCCCACCTTCAGGGGAGATCCAGCTTTCCAGAGCAGCAACCAAAAAGGCCTTTGGTGGGGGGCTGGGCGGGGGCAGGAGGGGgacgggccggggcggggcgggggagacGTGCAGAGGAGTGAGGAGGTCCCTTCCCTTAGTGACATGGGGTCTAGAGCTGGCTCAAGACCACAACTCTCCAATGAACGTGTAGCATCCCAGGTCACAACTCTGGGTCactgggggcgggaggggacAGTGAACGAATCCTGAGTGCTGCGGGATCTACACTGACGTCGGTCTTGCGGCCGGGGAAAAGCTCCTGGACCTCCTGGGTCCGCGTCCTCATTCATTCCGACCCCACCCCGGTATTAGCCTCGGCATCTCTGCTTCCGCTGCTGCCTTCCTAACACAAAGGctgctttcctcttctctccaagTGCAAACCCTATCTTCAAGAAAAACAACCTCCACTAGGGAGCTTCTAGGGCCTTTCCCAACCAGGAGCCTGGTACTTGAGTTTCTCCATATGACAATCTGGATGGCCACCCAATGTGGGGGACCCACCTCACCCTCTGCTCCTAGGCCAACAGGCAATGATGCGGCTCCAGGAGGGCCCGTGACCCCTGTCATTAAGAAAGTGTGCACCAAGTCCGCAAAAGCATAAAAAAGTTTATTGGAGCATCACAGCTGGTTGGGCGGGTATTGCTGAGTAGTGGAGTGGGGAGTGGGGCCGATCCCGCCGGCCCTTAGGGGCCCCTAAAGTGCACTCGGTGCGGCGGGGGTGAGGGTTTTGCATAGAGAGTCGGTCCCGCCGCTCCTCCGCCATCCCTGCTTCTCCGCCCAGCTAAGCCAGATCAGCCTCGGGGCCGCCCCGCACGCGGGGCTCGCCGCTGCTCGGGCTCACGAAAACAGCGGGCGCACGTGCCTGCAGCGCCAGCCCGGGCTCTCGGGGCCTACCCACCCGGGCGGCCAGAGCGGCGCTGCCTAGGcgcgtctgagccactgggatcTCGTCCAGGGACTCGGCAGACGCCGAGTGATAGGCTCCTGCAGGGCTGGCGTCCGCGGAATCCGACGACGAGCTGGAGCGGCGGCCGGGGGTCCGGGGCCCTATGGGGTTGGAAAAGAACGTAAGACTAGGAGCTGCCACTCACTAAGGGCCCTACCTTTCCCTCCCTTGGAGCTCCCCGAGCAGATTCCCGTCAGAAAGGGGCGCTCACCCGGCAGCCTGGGCAACTGGGGCTCTCGGTCCAAGGTCCCAGAGGTCGGTACTTTATACATGCGCCGCTTCCTCTTTTTCTGCAGAGACAGGGGGAAGCCTGAATAACCCTTCCCCAGACGTCACCTCGCCAAAAGACGCGGAGGAGTGGAAAGGAGTAGAGGCTTCTTTCCCATCCCCTTCCACCTGGGCAGGAGCCCAGCACAGCCCCCCCTACCTGGGGTCGTATCCGAGGGGGCAGAGCGAGAGTCTCTGGGGAGGAGGGCGGTGGAGGCTCCACTTGGCCGCGGGTGGCAAGGAATCGGGAGGGACTGAAGGGGAAGTGCGAGGGTAAGTGCTGGATGCTGTTGTTCCTTCAAATACCACCCTGTTGGAGGTTCTAAAATAAGCCTCCCTTCCTAACTGGAAGGAGGTATTGATCTGTCCAAGGCCACATTGGGCTGGACAAAGACCCATGCCTTGGCTTTGGCCTAACTCCTTTCTCCCACCTCATTGCCACGCCAGTGGGAGATGTGAGGTGGCCTTTGCCCAAGTTGCACTCACTTGGCATTCACTTCGGCAGGCCTGGCCTGGCCAGAGGGCTCTGGGCGCACATGGCTGAAGGTCCGCATGTAGAGCTCCATCTCCTGGGGAAGGTGGAGGTGAGGGAGGCTGGGAGGCCAGATATGGGTCCAGGGCCTCCTGGGTCCTTAGGCCCACTCTGTGTAGGACACACACCCCCTTACTGTTCTCTCTGGGAGGTGTGGGCGAAGAGGTCTAGGGCTGTTCTCTAGGCTTCCCAGTTATGCTGGGAAAACCCCAATGCAGAATGAGGCTTAAAACACCTGTGTTTGTACCTTATCCCATCCCCACTGTTTTCCTCACTTCAGTCAAATTCCACCTCCTCCGGGAAGCCTCCAGCCTCATAGGTCCAATGTACCTGGTCTAGAGCTGCTCTGGCCAAGTGGGGGCGGGGCAAAGAAGGACTCAGAGAGGCCTCCTCCTGCTCCGGGCTCCTTCTAGCTCTTCAATCTCTGAACCAACTTTTTTCCCTGGTTGGGAGACCTGGCACTTCACACACTCACATGTGCACCCGCGGCTGCAAGGCTACATGCAGAGATCTATGGCTCCCTGAGAGCTGAGTCCTCAGCGTACCAGACACAATCTCAGCTGCTGGAGGGAAGTGGGGGGATGAGTGGTCTCCCCAACTTCTGTTGGTAAAGGTAAAGTGGTGGAAAAAACAGCGCCATGATCCCACCTGGGACCAGGCTTATAGGTGAGTTCTCTGTCTTGTTTAGTTGCTGATCCTCGCCCTGACCGTTGGAGCAGCAGATCCAACGCCTGAAAGTGAGGCCAGGAGGTAGCAGGAGTGGCCTGGGCTTGCACCCTAGCACGCAGCATGCGCCCCTCCCGCGCCCAAGAGGactgcaggtgaggaaacagaagccAGAAAAAACGGCCAGAGATGGGAACCTAGTGAGGGATGTGGGGCGGAGCCAGTACGAGGCCCCGCCCCCATcgggctgggggcagggaaccGGACAGCTGTCGCTGGCTCGACAGTTGTTTCCATGGAGACCCAGGCGTCCTGACTAATGCAGAGAAGACACTATAACAGCAACGCCGTCTCTAAAACAAGCCTATGTTTGGGGGCAACGGCTTCAGAGTGAGGCCCCTCCCGCATTCCAgctcagggtgggggtggggaggctgccTGCAGGACAGCCCTAGCAGGTCTGGGGGACGAGCCCAGCCAGTCATGGGTTGGCTACACAGATGCGGAGAAGGAAGCCCCAGGCAAGCCCTGTGTGCAACATCTGCTCAGGCTGGCCCTTTGGAGTGGAGTGTGGGGATGCCAGCCTGAGAAGAGGAGCCTTGGGAAAGGGGAAGGGGTCAAAGCCCAGTCGCAAGGACTGGGACATCAAGGTAATCCTTCCCCTCTTCACCAGTGTGGACTTAGCACCCCTCCAGGGCCCAGGAGAGAGGAGGCAAAGCCTACCCTGGTGCTCCTGGGTTCCAGAAGGGGAGGACTGAGGGCAGCAGTTGTAGAGGATCATCTCAGAAGCCTGATGGGTCATAATGGGACAGGAGCCAGGCCCTAGCCAGTTGGGGAGGTTTGAAGGTGCCACACCAGGGTGTCCCCATTCAAACTCCCCTCCTCACAGCTGTCCCTACAATCCTCCCTGAGACCTTCAAAACATGCCCATTCCTGAATGGTATCATACATGGCACCTCTCCACCTCAGCTCTCCTCTGTTCAGTGGGACAAGCACACCCCTGCTCCCTCTGCGAAGGTCTCCCTCAGGTCATTTTCAGATGATATTAAGTGCCCTGGCTGCTGGCACATCTAGCCTCAAAGCCTAAGCAGGCAGTAACTGCAGAGCCAAGGCCCTGATCCTTTGAGTTTGGGGATCCCAAGACCAGCCCAAATGGGCACGGTTGTGAAGCTTGAAGTCTCCTGCCTACCTCTCTGAGCTTGTCTCCTCTGTGAAGTGGGGTGATGCCCACTCCCAGGATGGCTGCCACTGTGCTTACACGGGTTCAGGGCCCAGCACTAGGGCAGGTACACCGCAGTGTGGCAGGAGTTGGGGGAGGTTTCTCCACTAACAGCCATCACTCCCCCAGGCCTTCCCACCCCGTGGCAATGGGAAGAGGAGAGGTGGGGTCCTAAACCCTTCCTCAGTCCACCCACCAGGCTGTGTTTGTGTACAGTTGCCATGAGGACTTTGGATCCAGAACTCAGCCTTCCCAACAAGGCctgcctgggccccctgccttcccAGTCCCTGGGGGCTCCAAGGACaggaccaccccacccccagctgttGACCTCAGGAAGCCAAGGGGCGTGGGAATGGGGATAGGCTGatcagcagctgggctggccaGGCCCCGAGCCTGGGCTGGAGGATTCCTGCTTCAGAGTGTGGAGACCTTAACTCTTCCTAGACCCAgcttttttaatctttcttggCCTCAATTTGTTCATCTGCAACATCGGGATAGTAGCATGATCTGCCTCATGGGCTGTTTCAAGATTTAAATGGGGTAATGGGTATAAAGGCTCAGGGTCACAGGTGGAGAGAACTAATGGCTCCATCCTGGTGACCCAGTCCTTGGTccatccctctcctccttcaacCCCACCCTGCCCACTTCCAGGCTCCCACTTTCTGTACCCTCCAGCGCATGCTTGGAGCCTTTCCCCTGGGGTCAGGGAAATTCAGGGCTCCCTCTGTCTGTGCCCACACTTGAACAAGCAGGCACATGCTTAGTACATACTTGCCCTCACCCCTGCTGCCtccagcaccccctcccccagctgctaTTCCAGGCCTGCTTCCCTCTGCCCTGTCTTGTCATTGACTACTTGCTGTGTAGCCCaccgcccctcccaccccccttttCCCACTCCCTCAGCATTCTGGGACACTTCTATACCTGAATGGGCCGCATCTTCAGGGGACATGACTCGAGCTCCCTGTGGGCCCCCTTTGCCTCCTGTGGTGGACGATGCTGCACAATGTACTCATAGGTGGTGAGCTTGTGCCACACTGAGGGGTGAAGATAGGGCTCAGTGTAATGGAAGAGGAACCCTGGGGTTAAGAAGGTGAGGGAGGGTACCCAGCCACAGGCTAAAACCCATTGTGTCCATATACACTAAACCACAGAGTGAGACGCGTCACCATTAGAGAGCCAGCACCAGGAAGGGGCATAGTTTCAGGGCTCCATAGCCCAAACTGGGTAACTTCCTCCAGCCTAGGGACCCCATCCCCTGCAAGGcaggtgtgggtgtgtatgtgaggCGGGGTGGCACTTACTGAGATAAATGTGGAAGCAGAGAAGGTGGCCGAGCAGGGCTGTGGAGAGCAGGCCCAGAAGGATGAGTAGGGCAGCCAGAGCCAGGATGGCAGGAGCCTGCGTCTCCACAGGGGCGGCAGGCAGGAACACGAACCACACATCTGTGTGATTCTTCAGGACTGCAAGGCACGAGCAGACTGTGCTCAGCCAGGGCTGTGACCAGTGACCAGAGCAGGCTAGGGGGTGGGAGTGGGCCTGGAAGCCAGACCTTCAAAGTGGCGGTTGGTACGCAGCCGCATGGGGTTGACAAAGAACTCCACAAAGACATAAGTGGCCACCAGCACGAGGAGCAGGACGCCCAGTAAGGCGGATGCCACACTGTGTAGAAAGAGCCTGGGCCCAGCCACCGGCAGCTGTCAGCACCCAGGTGCTCCAGCTGGGCAAGGGCCCAGAGCTCAGAAGGGCCAGAGGTTGGGAGGGGGAGCTGGGCCTCTAACCCCACAGCCCTAACTCCTCAGGAAGCCGAAGGCTTCGGGCAAAGGTGAAGACAGGCAGCCACCCCCAATAGGCTCCCCACCTTTCCCTGGGCTAGGAGGAGAAAGATTCCAAACCTACCCTCAGCCCTGTCAGGAGGAAACCATGGAGAGCCTCACCCTCAGACCAGCGCACAGGTCCCCCAAGTACCTCCCATCCTCGACAGGCCCCGTATGAAGGGTCAAGGGCCCTGGTTCACACACTTCAACACGCATCCCCAGGCAACCCTGTGGCCCGGATCTGGCTCTCACCGGTAGTTCCTCTCGCCCACACAGTTGTTGAGCCACTTGCAGTGGTGGTCAAAGCCGCACACGCATTTGTTGCAGGCGCTGCAGTGCTTGGAACGCGCACTCCTGCGGTGGGAGGGGGCACAGAGCGATCGCGGGCTTACCCCACCCTTTGTTGACCATCCTGGCCTGGGGGTTGCCGGTTCTGTGCCTGGAGCGGGTCACTCACCCGCGCCTAAGCGGAGAGCAGAGCGCGTCTATAGGGAGCGCGCGCGCCCTCTGGTGTCGAGCACGGTGGGGCGGGACACCTAGAGCAGGCAGCGCCTCTGAAGAGGTGGGGAGGCGCGGGAGGGAAGGGAGGTGTACCCAGGGGTGAGAAGAGTAGACAGCGTTATACTGTCCCCCTCTGGAACTATGCATATGGCTGATGGTGGTGTGAAATGCAAATGGAGGTTCCTTTCCAAGCAAGGACCCCTTTTGCCCAGTCAGGACACAATGCAGGTATGGGGCCATGTAGCAGAAGAAATCAAGGCTGCTGGACCCAGGACTTGCATTGCTCTTCCTGACATCgccattttttttttgagtctctgCTTCTCTGCCAGACTGTGGGAATTTTTCTGGCATTCTTCCAGAAAACTCCAGTCTATCTGGTTTAAGCCAAAGGAGCCAAAGGGAGCAGGGCAGGCAGACATCTGGGTGAGCAGCAAGCAGTTCACCACAGGGGATAAGATGAGGGGAGGCCAAGTTAGGGATGCAAGTGAATCTCCCTGCCCCAGGGAGgaaccaggaaagcccaaaggaGAGTGGAAGGATAAGTTTCAATCCCCTTTCGCAGAACAGAATGGAGCCCTGGAACAGGGAGCAACTGCCAGAGCATCCACTGAGGAACAGGACACTGACTGGTGTCTAGTGAAGGAAAGGATTGTCTGATGCCAAAGTCCTCAGCATCTTAACACCACTGGCTCTTTCTCTGTCCTGTGGACAGAACCCCTTCAATAAACTGCCTGGATCTTAATATTAAaagtttcttggaaaaaaaaaaaaaagtttcttgggAGGGGGGCGGAGCTAGCCTTGAACCATACCCAATCCCAGATCCCCTTCTTAAGGCTGAGAGACTGGGATGCTCCAGGGAAGGGCCTAGGGAGGCAGTCTGGACCAGCCAAAGGGTTTGGGCTCTGTACATTCTAACCCCTCAATGTGACCTGGAGTAAGTCATTtggcttctctgggcctcagagtTGTACATAAACAAGGATAACAGTATATTGGCTCCAGCTCCAGGCAGGCTGGGTTGTGAATCTGGCTCTGCTGCCCAAGAGCCATATGACCAACCTCAGCCTTTCGGAGCACTGGattcttcctcttctgtgaagtGAGAAAGATGTTACCCACCCTGCGGGGTGGTAGTTCATAAGCACTTAGCACATGATAAGTACTTGGGTGTTAGCTTCTGTTAGTTCCGGTCCCTGCCCATACCTGAGGATGCTAGTGAGAGACGGGGGTGGTTACTGGCAGAGTTAGTCATTAGCAATGTTTGTAGCAGTGCCAAATGTTTCCTACTTTAACTGATGGAAATGCTATTCCTCATCTTCTGCTTCCAGGCACCTTCTCCTCACCTTCTCCTTCACCCAGTTCTCTGTCACTCCACCAAGATTCTTGACTGTGTGAAATACAAGGGTTCTGAGGCTTCAGGATGACTGCAAAGCCTGGGCATGCCCCTGTCTGCCTTGAGCTCCCACTGGCAGTTCCCCGGGCGCACTCATCGGCCACACACACCCAGTCCACATGCACTCACACATCCACGTCGCACAAGTTGCAGTGTAGGTCTTCAATGACGTGTGCATGTTGGCTGCGGTTGAAGATGGGCAGAGGCCCTGCATAGCTCTTGTCCCGCACATTGGCATCTGCTGGATCGATGGAAACAGCAGTCAGGTGCACCACGAGGTGGCCAGCAAAGATGGCGCCCATGCACTGGCCCAGCAGGTTAAAGACTCACTCCACACTGCTGGCTGAGAGCCCACCCCTGCTTCCTGTGGCCAAAGAACTGTTCTCTACCTGTATGCAATTCCCCGGTGCAGAGACTCTGCCTGTGCTACCTCCTATCTCCAGGCCCCCAAGAGCCTCCTTATCAGACATCTCTAGCATACCCATGCCCTAGATGGACGAACTGATGGGGCTATCTGGTAATGGAGCTCACAAACCAGCACTTCTGCTGTTGAGGAGACCAACCACAGGGCCCTGGCCTCACTGCCCCAAACCTGGTGCAGACCCTGGCTGGTCTTACCTCAGAATCTGACCTGTTTTCAGATTCTGAATGGTGAAATAAGACTGAAAGAGATAGTTCTCTAAGATTGAAGGACCCACAATATAAGTTCTAAGCTCATTTATCTTGCTTCTGAGAAGGATGCAAACATCCCCTCCCAGAAGCCAGGCCAGCTGGAGAATCACTTGCAGACAGAGTCTCATAGACCCACTGCCTCCCTAGTCTAGAGTTCAGGTCCTCGGAATCCTGGGGCTGAATGTCTGGGATGGCCTGACATGTGTAAGGGCTGGCCAGTGGGCACAAGGCCAATTCCTGAAACACAGATCTTCCAGGATCTATCTGCTCAGCAACTGGACCAAAGCCTGGGCACAAGTATGCTGACAACTTACTGCAAAGTGAATGTGTAAAACTTTACAAATAGATTCCACCCAGTCAGCTATCCACcctccatctattcatccatccatccatccttttgCTAGCCAGTCAGATATCTCTCTATCATTTATCCTCCATCCATAAGCTATCCAacctccttttttcttcctcctcccagcAGCCAAATTTTCTTACACGTCTGCAGGAGCCAGGCTCCGCCCTAACATGCTGTACCAGAGCTGACAGAGACAATCCTGTGGCCCACCACAACCTCTCTATCCCTACAGCCCTGGCTCTGGATCAGGCCTTCACCTCTTGCTTGGGCTATTCCATAGTCTCTGAACTCTGCTCCTCCTGTCTGGGTCCCCTTGAGTGTACTCTTCACTTGGCCCTGAAGTGAGCTCTAAAAAGCTTAAACTTAAGGCCTTGACTGCTTAAACTCCTGCAGTGGCTTTCAATGGCTCTCAAGCTAAAGTTTACTCTTCAGGTTCAATACTCATGGCCCCTTTCATTCTGGCTCCTCTCAAACCTCTTGGTATTACCAACCACTACTCCTCACCATTCCAGCCTCTTTTCAGACACACTGAGGTGGGCAAACATTTAGTTTCCTGCCTGCTTCAACacttctcccaccccccaccccctggttcattcattcaactattTACTGAGGTCTTTCTCTACATCGGGCACTGAGGCACATGGCAGGAACAAACAGACCTGGTCCCTATCCCCAAGGAGCCCAGTCTTGCAAGAAACACAGATGTTAATCGAAGAGTAGGTTGATTGTGATAAAGAAAGTTCATGGGACTATGTAAGTTTGTAACTGGGTGACCTCATCTGGTCAAAAGGGATATGGAAAGCTTCCCTGAGGAAGTATTATGTCAGCTGATACTTGGAGTGGCACAGGAACCAGTAAGAAATATAAAGAGGAAAGGGGGGCCTGGCTGGGTGCTGGGAGCAAGCAGAGCCCCAAATAACGGGGTGGTTGATGTGTGTTTCCAGCTCAACTCATTGGTACCATGCCAGAAAGAGAGCCTATGTCACCAAATTCTGGCTTTTCAAAACCAGAAATCTGGATTTGTGTCTGGATATATGAGgcatctcatttttttaatttttaaaattttaaaatgctgacaaggaaataagtaatttttaaaatgtacctgCTGAAGAAGCCCTTCAGATATGTCTATTTAGTGTGTTCATTAtcactcaattttaaaaaatctataggcCCAACTGGCCCATGGACTGCTGGTTCTTGACTTCTGACTTAGCTGGGTATTGGGGTGAAGAGAGGGGCTAAGGGCTTCCACAGAGACCAGTGTTGTCACAGCAGAGAAcaacagaggaaataaaataagaagatgCTAGGGAAATGGGCAGAGTCAAGAATGTGGAGAGCCTTGAGGATCTTGAATCTTATGGCAGGAAGAAGCCATTAGAGGGTATTAGCTGGGGAGTAACTTTatcacttttgttttttgaaagggCACTTTGGCTGCAGAGATAGAGACAGACTGGCTGGAGTGATAGCATGTGCAGGGAGACCTGTTTGGAGATGAAATGGTCATCCAGGTAAGAGAGGCAGCTGGCAGTGGGGAGAAAAGAGGGCAAATACAATACCTTTTAGGAGGCAAAATCAACAGGACCTGATGACTGACTGGATACAGATGATGAAGGGAAAGGGTGGAGCCAAGAATACCTATCGAGgccaggaggaaggaaggtggggagCTGAGAGCAATAGGAGCGCATCTGGGCCCTCGGTGATGTTGGGCTACATGGCCCTCCTCCTGCACCCACAGTCTGCTGTATGAGCCCTACCCTCTTACTTACCACGTGATGATCTCCACACTACTAGGCTTTCCTCCAGTtggaagctgagcaccgagaaCTGGGGCCCTGTGTTCTCATTCTTGCAACCCTAGGGGCCAGGCCACTTCTAGGCACAAGGTGAGTGCTTGGTACACACAATGACCCTACTTCATTCTTCAGGGGCCCTAAGGGAGACTTCAGAAGGAAGGTAGCTTTGATGGGAGGACACAGAACCATTCAGGCCAAGAAATGGGAGTGCCAAACCAGGTGGTTCTGGAGCCTCCAGCATTGCCCAAAGCAGTAAATATGGAGAAGACAAAACCCTCAAACCATCCCACTTGCCTctgagccaggctgcctgggcaGTCCTCCTGGCCTCACTGGATACCAGCTATGTGACCTCAGGAAGTCATTTAATCTCTCTAAgccccagtttctttctttttttttttttccattaaagtcAGGGGAACACCTTCCTTACAGATTATTATGAGGATTGAATGAGATCATCCATATACAGggttggcacagtgcctggcacatataggtgctcaataaattctAGTTActtgtgtttattattatttgctcTAATTCTACTCACTCCAAACCATGTGGTTATTAATCAGGTACCTTGATGGCAGAAACCCAGGTAGTCTTGAGTGAGTGGCGCACCCATTCCAGCTCATGGGAGGAATGTCCCATGAAGCATTCTACTTAGTAGTATTGAATAAGCCCTGTGGGTTACCTCAGAGAAAGTCTAGTTTT from Cervus elaphus chromosome 4, mCerEla1.1, whole genome shotgun sequence includes:
- the ZDHHC1 gene encoding palmitoyltransferase ZDHHC1 isoform X3, which gives rise to MPWKLLGTVTNMHLPELDDVTVPALAITPRNRGLRCSMWLCAPVQRVPMRMCPDANVRDKSYAGPLPIFNRSQHAHVIEDLHCNLCDVDVSARSKHCSACNKCVCGFDHHCKWLNNCVGERNYRLFLHSVASALLGVLLLVLVATYVFVEFFVNPMRLRTNRHFEVLKNHTDVWFVFLPAAPVETQAPAILALAALLILLGLLSTALLGHLLCFHIYLMWHKLTTYEYIVQHRPPQEAKGAHRELESCPLKMRPIQEMELYMRTFSHVRPEPSGQARPAEVNANPSRFLATRGQVEPPPPSSPETLALPPRIRPQKKRKRRMYKVPTSGTLDREPQLPRLPGPRTPGRRSSSSSDSADASPAGAYHSASAESLDEIPVAQTRLGSAALAARVGRPREPGLALQARAPAVFVSPSSGEPRVRGGPEADLA
- the ZDHHC1 gene encoding palmitoyltransferase ZDHHC1 isoform X4, whose product is MYKMNICNKPSNKTAPEKNVWTAPAQASGPSPELQGQRSRRNGWSWPPHPLQIVAWLLYLFFAVIGFGVLVPLLPHHWVPAGYACMGAIFAGHLVVHLTAVSIDPADANVRDKSYAGPLPIFNRSQHAHVIEDLHCNLCDVDVSARSKHCSACNKCVCGFDHHCKWLNNCVGERNYRLFLHSVASALLGVLLLVLVATYVFVEFFVNPMRLRTNRHFEVWHKLTTYEYIVQHRPPQEAKGAHRELESCPLKMRPIQEMELYMRTFSHVRPEPSGQARPAEVNANPSRFLATRGQVEPPPPSSPETLALPPRIRPQKKRKRRMYKVPTSGTLDREPQLPRLPGPRTPGRRSSSSSDSADASPAGAYHSASAESLDEIPVAQTRLGSAALAARVGRPREPGLALQARAPAVFVSPSSGEPRVRGGPEADLA
- the ZDHHC1 gene encoding palmitoyltransferase ZDHHC1 isoform X1; this encodes MYKMNICNKPSNKTAPEKNVWTAPAQASGPSPELQGQRSRRNGWSWPPHPLQIVAWLLYLFFAVIGFGVLVPLLPHHWVPAGYACMGAIFAGHLVVHLTAVSIDPADANVRDKSYAGPLPIFNRSQHAHVIEDLHCNLCDVDVSARSKHCSACNKCVCGFDHHCKWLNNCVGERNYRLFLHSVASALLGVLLLVLVATYVFVEFFVNPMRLRTNRHFEVLKNHTDVWFVFLPAAPVETQAPAILALAALLILLGLLSTALLGHLLCFHIYLMWHKLTTYEYIVQHRPPQEAKGAHRELESCPLKMRPIQEMELYMRTFSHVRPEPSGQARPAEVNANPSRFLATRGQVEPPPPSSPETLALPPRIRPQKKRKRRMYKVPTSGTLDREPQLPRLPGPRTPGRRSSSSSDSADASPAGAYHSASAESLDEIPVAQTRLGSAALAARVGRPREPGLALQARAPAVFVSPSSGEPRVRGGPEADLA
- the ZDHHC1 gene encoding palmitoyltransferase ZDHHC1 isoform X2; its protein translation is MYKMNICNKPSNKTAPEKNVWTAPAQASGPSPELQGQRSRRNGWSWPPHPLQIVAWLLYLFFAVIGFGVLVPLLPHHWVPAGYACMGAIFAGHLVVHLTAVSIDPADANVRDKSYAGPLPIFNRSQHAHVIEDLHCNLCDVDVSARSKHCSACNKCVCGFDHHCKWLNNCVGERNYRLFLHSVASALLGVLLLVLVATYVFVEFFVNPMRLRTNRHFEVLKNHTDVWFVFLPAAPVETQAPAILALAALLILLGLLSTALLGHLLCFHIYLMWHKLTTYEYIVQHRPPQEAKGAHRELESCPLKMRPIQEMELYMRTFSHVRPEPSGQARPAEVNAKVVFEGTTASSTYPRTSPSVPPDSLPPAAKWSLHRPPPQRLSLCPLGYDPRKRGSGACIKYRPLGPWTESPSCPGCRGPGPPAAAPARRRIPRTPALQEPITRRLPSPWTRSQWLRRA